CGCCGGTTCCGATCCCGGCCCGATCTGCTTCGCCAAGGGCGGCACCGAGCCCACCATCGCCGATTGCGACGCCATCCTGGGTCGCCTCAACCCGCATTACTTCCTCGGCGGCAAGGTCGTGCTGCAGGTCGAGAAGGCGCGCAAGGCGTTCGAGGAGAAGTGCTCAAGCCTGCTTGGCGTCGGCGTCGAGGAGGCGGCCGAGGGCATGATCGACATGCTGGAGGCCGACGCCAACAACGCCCTGCGCCGCGTCATCTCGGGCCAGGGCATCCACCCTTCGGAGTTCACGCTGCTTTCCTATGGCGGCTCCGGCCCGCTGCACCTGGCCGGCTGCGCTCGCGGCATCGGCTTCAAGGACATCATCACTTTCCAGTTCGCCGCCGCCTTCTCCGCCTTCGGCTGCACCACGGCGGACTTCATGCGCCGGCATTCGGTGTCGACGCAGATCGATATCGGCGCGCGCGCAAGCGATGACCAGCTGGTGGCCTTCGGAACGAAAGTCACCGCCATCTGGGACGATCTCACCAAGGCGGCCGTCGACGAGATGATCGCCGATGGCCATAGCAGGGACAAGGTCAAGACCGTGCCGTTCCTGATGATGCGCTATACCGGCCAGCTTGAGGACGTCGAGGTGATGGCGCCGCTGTCGGCCATCAACTCGGCCGAAGACATGCGCAAGGTGATCGACGAATTCGAGGCGGTCTACGCAAAGGTAAACCATCGCGTCTCACGCTACGGCGAAGCCGGCTTCTCGATCACGGAGCTCGGGCTCATCGCCACCGCCGACAAGGTCAAGCCTGTGCTCTTGAAGCGCCCGCTCGGCAAGTCCGATCCGGCATCGGCCGATAAGGGCGTTCGCGAGGCCTATATCGGCGGCCGCTGGCACAAGGCCGACCTCTACGAGATGGACCTTCTGCAGCCCGGCCATGAAGTGATCGGCCCGGCCATCATCGAACACCCCGCCACGACGCTCGTCGTCCATCCGCAAGACCGTGTCCATGTCGATGAGTGGACGCTGCTGCACTATACCCACGCTTGAGAAGGGCGAACGCCATGCTGGACAAACCCGCTTCCGCCCTGCGCATCCGCGAGCGGCTAATCGAATCCGAACGGCTCATGGAAGAGACCGGCTGCTACGACGGCATCACGGAACTTTCGCTGCGCAACCAGGATCCGCTGAAATTCGAGACGCTGCACACCAAGCTGCGCGCCTACTGCGTGTCGGCACGCGAAATGGCGCGCCGCATCTCGGCCTCGCCCGGCGTGCGCGAGGTCGGCGAGATGGTGGTCGCCATCTACACGCCGGAAGGTGATGCGATCGCGCTCTCCAATGGCATCATGGTGCATGTGCACACGATGAGCCGCTTCATCAAATGGATGATCAGACAAGGCTACGAGGAAAACCCCGGTATTGTCGACGGCGATATCTTCGCCAACAACGACGCCTTCATCGGCACCGTACAGGTGCCCGACGTGATGGACGTGGTGCCGATCTTCCATTCGGGCAAGCTCGTCGGCTGGGCCGGCGCCGTCTGCCATGAACTCGAAGCCGGCGGCATCACGCCCGGCGGCGACGTGGCGCTGGCGCAGGAGCGTTTCACCGAGGGCCTGTTCGTCTGCGCCGAAAAGGTCGGCCAGAACGACGAGCTGCGGCGCGACTACGTGATCCGCTGCGAGCGCAATCTGCGCATGCCGATCTACTGGGTGCTGGACGAGAAGGCCAAGGTCGCCTCCTGTATCGATATGCGCGAAAGCGTCAAGGCGCTGATCGACGAGATCGGCCTCGACTACTGGATGAAGATCTCGAAGGAATTCATCGAGGAGGGCCGCCGCGCCCAGCTTGCCCGCACCCGCCAGCTGACCGTGCCGGGCATCTATCGTGGCCACACCTTCTACGGCCATGTCACCGCCGGCAAGCCGGGTTATCAGCCGCTCGGCGACCCCGACTGGCTTTACAATATGCCGATCGAGATGGAGATCACCACCGATGGCAAGATCATCATGGACTTCGAGGGCACGCAGCCCTGGGGTTACCACTCGATGAACTGCACGCCGGCCGGCATGGACGGCGGCATGTTCGTGACGCTGACCCAGCACATGAATTTCGAGGGCCTGGTCAATGACGGCGCCTGGATGGCGACCGAACTGAAACTGCCGCACGGCACCTGGACCAATCCGGACAACGAGATGGTGGCGACAGCCACCTCATGGGCGCTGCTGCTGCCCGCCTATGGCGTCTTCCAGCGCCTGTTGTCGCGCTCGTTTATCGCCCGCGGTTTCGTCGAGGAAGCCTTCGTCGGCCAGGTCAACAGCCCGATGATCGAGATGGGCGGCACCAGCCAATACGGCTCGCTGTTCGGCATGGCGCATTTCGAATGCGCCGCCGCCGGCTCCGGCGCGCTCGCCATCAAGGATGGGCTCGACACCGCTTATGTCGGCTGGAATCCTGAATCCGACATGGGCAATATCGAAATCTGGGAACAGAACATGCCGATGGTCTATATCGGCCGCTCCATCGTCCCCAATTCTGGCGGCGCCGGCAAATATCGCGGCGGCTGCTCCTTCCTGTCGACATGGCTGGTCAGCAAGACCGACCATCTCAGGCTGGTCACTTCCGAGCATTCCTCGCGCGTCTTCGACAATGGCGGCATGTGCGGCGGCTATCCGGCGCCGACCTGCCAGAAGCACCGCGCCGTGCGCGACTCGAACATCTTCGAACTGGCTGAAAAGGGCGCGCCGCTGGCACATCACACCGGCACCAACCCTCACCGGTCCGAACTCGAAGTCCGGCTGCAGGGCGAGCATGTGACAATGGAAGGCCCCTACATCACCGCGCCGCACAAGACCGGCGACGTCTTCACCCATTCCTACAATGGCGGCGGCGGCTATGGCGACGTGCTGGAGCGCGATCCGATCAAGACGGCATCGGATGTCGAGAACGGCTATCTCACCCGCGAAGCCGCCGAAGGCATCTTCGGCATCATGCTGGATGAGGATGCGGATGGCTATCCTGTCGCTAACCTGGAGGCCACCAAGCGCCACCGCGCCGAGATGCGCGCGAAGCGGCTCGCCCAGGCAAGGCCGGTATCGGAGTGGATCGCGAAGGAGCGTGTCCGGGTCGAAAAGGCCGACTTCGCACCTGAGGTGAAGAAAATGTATGCCAGCGCGATCAAGCTGTCGCCGCGCTTCACCAAGGATTTCAGCGCGTTCTGGAACGTCGACGCCAGATCGATCTTCATGCCGGGAGCAAAGCCATGACCTCGTACAGCAAGGAAGTCATCGCCGATCTGGTCGCGGGCACGCTGCCCTGGCCGCAGACGCGCCGCGTCATGAGCGCCTACAAGGACGACGACCGCTTCTTCAAATATGTCGCGGTGCTGCAGGACCGCGTCGGCTGGAAGGATCCAATCCTGCTGCCGGTCTCCGATCACCTGTTCATCTGCCAGAGCGGCGACGAGCGGGTGACCCGGTGCGAATGCGGCCACTCCTTTGGCGACTACCGCAAGAACTGGAAGCTGAAGGCCTCGATCATCGTGCGCAACACCGAAGAGTCACTGCGCGAGATCTATCCCAACAGCGATCTGCCGGATCCCGAATGGATGGAGATCCGCGAGTTCATCTGCCCGCAATGCGGCACGATGCACGAGGTGGAGGCTGCCGCACCTGGCTATCCCATCGTGCACGATTTCGAACCGGACCTCGAAGGATTCTACCGCGACTGGCTGGGCAAGCCGCTGGAGTCGATGAACAAGGGAAGCTGATGGCGAAAACAGGTCGCGTTGCAGACAAGGTAGCGCTCGTCACCGGGGCCGGTCTCGGCCTCGGGCGGGCGTCCGCGCTGCTTTTGGCGGCGGAAGGCGCGACGCTGGCCGTCAGCGACATCGATGATGCGCTTGCCGCCGATACGGCGATGCAGATCGAGAAGGCGGGCGGCCAGGCACTGGCACTTCGCCACGATGTCTCGAAGCCGGAGGACTGGCCTTCCGTCATGGCCGCGATCGAGGGGCGGTTCGGGCGGCTCGACGTTCTGGTCAACAATGCCGGCATCGCGATTGCCAAAAACATCGAAGACACCACGCTTGCCGAATGGCGGCGGACCATGGCCATCAACCTCGACGGTGTCTTCCTCGGTTGCCAGGAAGGCATCAAGCTGATGAAGCGTTCTGGCGGCGGTTCGATCGTCAACCTGTCGTCCATCGACGGCATCATCGGCGAGGCCGAACTTGCCGCCTATTGCGCCTCCAAGGGTGGCGTGCGCACGCTGACCAAGGCGGTCGCCGTGCACTGTGCCGAAAAGCGCTACGGCATCCGCTGCAACTCCATCCACCCCGGCTACATCTGGACGCCGCAGACCGAAAACTATCTGCGCGATCTCGGCACGCTCGACCAGGAAAAGGCCAAGGCGCTGTCGCGCCACCCGATCGGCTTCCTCGGCGAGCCCGACGACATCGCCTACATGGTCCTCTACCTCGCTTCGGATGAATCGAAATTCGTCACCGGCTCCGAGATGGTCGTCGATGGAGGCTATCTTGCCGTGTGAATTCCCGCCCGGCCTTGCCGCCCGCACCAAACCTTGTGGAGATCTCGCCTGATGACAAACCTTTCCGGCCGCAGCGCGATCGTCACCGGCGGGTTCTCCGGAATGGGTTTTGCGATTGCCACCGCCTTGGCAAGGGCCGGCGCCAACGTCGCCGTGGGCTCCTACATCGCCCCCGCGGGCGCCGACAAATCCGATGCCGCCTATTATCCCGGCGCCGATGAGATCGAGCGCGTGTGTTCGGCCCTGTCGGCCCACGGCATCAAAGTTTATGCTGCCCATCTTGATGTGCGTGACAGCGACGTGACCAACCTTTTCGCGGCCGAGGCCCAGGCCGCCATCGGTCCGGCCGACATTCTGGTCAACGCGGCCGGCACCACCGCCGAGCAACCGGTCTGCGGTCATTCCGACGCACTGTGGGACAAGATCGTCGACACCAATCTGACTGGCGCGTTTCGCGTCACCCGCGCCGTACTGCCAGGCATGATCGAACGTGGCTGGGGCCGCATCGTCAACATCGGCTCGACCGCCGCCACCGTCGGCTGGAAGGACAATCCGGCCTATTGCGCCTCCAAGGCCGGGTTGCTCGGCCTGACCCGTTGCGTGGCGCTGGAGGGTGCGGCGCATGGCGTCACCTGCGTCATGATCAGCCCAACCTGGGTCGAGACCGAACTGATGCGCCGCAACGTGGCGCAGGTCGTCGAGCGCGAAGGCAAGGGGCGCAGCGCCGAGGATGTCATGGAGGAATTCAGGAAGAGCAATCCTCAGGGACGCATGATGCAGCCGGAGGAGATCGCAGCACTTGCCGTCTTCCTCTGCTCGGATATCGCCAAGGGCATCACCATGGAAAACATTCAGATCACCGGCGGAGCATTATGGTAGCATCCGCGCGAGATGGCTGCGGGCCTTCATGGGAGGAGGTCGGCAAAAAGTAAGGAATAAAAAAGTCCAACCGACAGGGGAACTGACATGACAAGAACAAATGCCTTGAAAGGCGCCGGCGTCGGGCTGGCGCTTCTGCTCGCTGTAACCGCTCAGGGACGAGCCGCCGATCTCGGCGCCAAGGACGAGCCGATCAAGCTCGCCATGCTCGAATGGACCGGATCGCATGTGTCTACGCACATCGCCGGGCAGTTGCTTCAAAAGCTCGGCTACAAGGTCGAATACGTCACCGCCGGCAACTTCCCGCAATTCTCCGGCCTTGCCGACGGCACGCTGAGTGCCTCGGTCGA
The genomic region above belongs to Mesorhizobium sp. B4-1-4 and contains:
- a CDS encoding hydantoinase B/oxoprolinase family protein — encoded protein: MLDKPASALRIRERLIESERLMEETGCYDGITELSLRNQDPLKFETLHTKLRAYCVSAREMARRISASPGVREVGEMVVAIYTPEGDAIALSNGIMVHVHTMSRFIKWMIRQGYEENPGIVDGDIFANNDAFIGTVQVPDVMDVVPIFHSGKLVGWAGAVCHELEAGGITPGGDVALAQERFTEGLFVCAEKVGQNDELRRDYVIRCERNLRMPIYWVLDEKAKVASCIDMRESVKALIDEIGLDYWMKISKEFIEEGRRAQLARTRQLTVPGIYRGHTFYGHVTAGKPGYQPLGDPDWLYNMPIEMEITTDGKIIMDFEGTQPWGYHSMNCTPAGMDGGMFVTLTQHMNFEGLVNDGAWMATELKLPHGTWTNPDNEMVATATSWALLLPAYGVFQRLLSRSFIARGFVEEAFVGQVNSPMIEMGGTSQYGSLFGMAHFECAAAGSGALAIKDGLDTAYVGWNPESDMGNIEIWEQNMPMVYIGRSIVPNSGGAGKYRGGCSFLSTWLVSKTDHLRLVTSEHSSRVFDNGGMCGGYPAPTCQKHRAVRDSNIFELAEKGAPLAHHTGTNPHRSELEVRLQGEHVTMEGPYITAPHKTGDVFTHSYNGGGGYGDVLERDPIKTASDVENGYLTREAAEGIFGIMLDEDADGYPVANLEATKRHRAEMRAKRLAQARPVSEWIAKERVRVEKADFAPEVKKMYASAIKLSPRFTKDFSAFWNVDARSIFMPGAKP
- a CDS encoding glucose 1-dehydrogenase, whose product is MAKTGRVADKVALVTGAGLGLGRASALLLAAEGATLAVSDIDDALAADTAMQIEKAGGQALALRHDVSKPEDWPSVMAAIEGRFGRLDVLVNNAGIAIAKNIEDTTLAEWRRTMAINLDGVFLGCQEGIKLMKRSGGGSIVNLSSIDGIIGEAELAAYCASKGGVRTLTKAVAVHCAEKRYGIRCNSIHPGYIWTPQTENYLRDLGTLDQEKAKALSRHPIGFLGEPDDIAYMVLYLASDESKFVTGSEMVVDGGYLAV
- a CDS encoding acetone carboxylase subunit gamma, producing MTSYSKEVIADLVAGTLPWPQTRRVMSAYKDDDRFFKYVAVLQDRVGWKDPILLPVSDHLFICQSGDERVTRCECGHSFGDYRKNWKLKASIIVRNTEESLREIYPNSDLPDPEWMEIREFICPQCGTMHEVEAAAPGYPIVHDFEPDLEGFYRDWLGKPLESMNKGS
- a CDS encoding SDR family NAD(P)-dependent oxidoreductase, whose product is MTNLSGRSAIVTGGFSGMGFAIATALARAGANVAVGSYIAPAGADKSDAAYYPGADEIERVCSALSAHGIKVYAAHLDVRDSDVTNLFAAEAQAAIGPADILVNAAGTTAEQPVCGHSDALWDKIVDTNLTGAFRVTRAVLPGMIERGWGRIVNIGSTAATVGWKDNPAYCASKAGLLGLTRCVALEGAAHGVTCVMISPTWVETELMRRNVAQVVEREGKGRSAEDVMEEFRKSNPQGRMMQPEEIAALAVFLCSDIAKGITMENIQITGGALW